The DNA sequence TAGTGAATTTCTTATGATAATATCAGGATCTCCAAAAATAATGTTTACCATGACATCACGCGAATCAGTAAATACATGTATACCTTCTTTTTAGGGAATATTCTCAACTACTCTCCTACTTTTGACTACTCTAAATGGTTTCCTTTTTATTTCTGACAAATGAGTGGTAcctttgtattttaagtttcgTATATCATATGCTATTCTGTTAATTAAAACTTCAAAATTTAAGTAAATGACTTAATTGCCCATTTAAACTTCAACTTTTTTGCACTTTTAACACCCGTAACAATTTActacttaaaaaatataatcataaaaatatttgaaaaaaacgTAGTTTAGAACTTCAGAAAGTGTTTCAAAATTATTCTTTATAACACCCTTGTGCTATCAACTTTTCCAAAAAAtacttccttttttttttttttgacttctATGTGTGGTACCCTTACAATTTAAGGTTTGACTAACATTTGGGTAACAACGGGTATTATGTGTATGAAACTTAAAATACAAGGCTACcacttaaaaatcaaaaatacgaAATGACACCATTTGAAACAGTCAAAAGCAGAAGGGTACTGTTGAGAATTTCCCTTTTTGTAATTGTAATATAGAATTTTCACATAAAAGTTTGGCTGCCCCTAACAAAATCTATTTTACATGGAGATCAGTGTGTTGGGACCTAGCTGTGTAACAAAGTGGAATCTGAGCTAATAATGTGCAGAACCGGCAACAGCTTGATTCAAATTGTTTGCAGTTAATCTACATGCCACAAGACATTTGTAGCGAACAAAATGTGACTAGGATACAGATTGAGAGAAGAACATGAATCTCATGGTAACTGATAGATGCATGAAAGGAACAAAATGTGACTAGGATACAGATCGCGAGAGGAACATGAATCTCGTGGTAACTGATAGATGCATAAAAGCCTGAATTTGTTATTGTATTTTGTCCTTTTGGTTTCCAGTAAAAAAAACCCTACCTTTGATTTGAAGCTCCATGATAAGCTCGTTAAGAGCACCACTCTGCATCAAATCCTTGTGAACAATAAGTGTTTCCTGCCCACATAAAAAAAACCCGCAGTAAGTGACTAGTTCATACTGAGGAAGAGAACATGACTGAAGAGagcataaaaattaaaatttgtcatCCAAGTTCTTACTAAAAGGGCGAGTAAGCCAATTTACAGGGAAAGGACATCAAGATATAATATACCATTGCATTACAGGCTGCAGGATAATCCGTTTTAGCATCCAAAACAATTTGCTTTGCCATTTCGATATTGGCAGATTTATCAACATAAACATGACAAATTCCATCTGGAAGCAAGGACAGAAGCTTTACAACATCACCCAGTATCTGCATACATGCTCATCATAAAGCATGTAGTACAGATGGcaaataaagtaaaatataactaaccgGCATGGCCCAGAACCGGAATTTTAGTTGAAGCCTTGATTTGAGATACTAGTTTATTGCTGCCTCTTGGAATCACCAGATCAATCATTTCATCAAGCTGGAGCAAAAGAATACAAAAAagtaattaacaattaaaattcCACTGAACAGGATGTGGTAGATAATGAGGTAGAATTCTGATATTAGCACCTTGAGCAACTCAGGAATTTCTTCTCTGGAGGTCACAAGTCCAATTAGTTTTTCACCAACACTTTGTGGAATAGCTGAAGTTATAATCTGAAAAGAATGGTCAAATCTTATTTATTATAACTACAGAGAAGATCAGATGCTCATAATTTTTTTCCCGAAATAATAGAATAATGAGAGCCTAAGCAATCAGACCTTGTGCAAGATAGTATTTGACCGCTTGGCTTCCTTTCCTCCTTTTAGAAGGAGTCCATTTCCAGAGCGGATTGCCAGTGAagaaatctattaaaataaaataacattcaACAACTTCTATGATTACTTGATTAGCAAAACAAAATAGACCAACACAAAGAAGTGTAAGCTTAATCTGTAAAGGAACCAGGAAACTATTATAAACTGTAGCCAACACTAATATTAGAATATAGTCAAACTTAACTCAGATATGTTAAAATCTATTTGGCTCTGTAAGCAAGTAAGAACAGTGTTAATCTCACATGGTACAAAGCcagtaaatatataatacttctGTCTGACTACTGTCACTTTCAAGATCTGAGTACAAGAGGGTGGAAGAGTGGAGAACGATTATCTCCAGTTAAGAATTTAGACCTCTCAGTTACTAGCCATTGCTTTTATCATGCTATTAATAGTTCATGGCTTGAAAATCTATCTGATCATGGTAAACTCCACTATGGCTAGGATCTGCGATACTGCAGGGAAGGTTTTTAACACTTCAAAAAGTTATGCACCCCTCTGACCAAGCTTATGTGTCGATATATAGAAGTTTGCTTTTAATGTATTCAAATACAAAGCCAGTTTTCAAATATTGAAAGATGAAAGAAGGCATCATGCACTAGGGATTAAACATCTTAAAGCATTATAACCAAACAGTATTactaataattcaaataattgcAATCATTTTTACCACTAATACTAGCTCAAACATTTTTATATCTGACTACCTGTACTAATGCTTCTGGTCGAGACTCAAAGATAATCAGAAGGACACCCAAGGGAGAGGCAGTCTTCTCTAAGACGAGACCATCTGCAAGCTGACAAGATAATAGTTATTAGAGACATTACAGCATTAAACACATGATCCCATCAACATACAAAACTCAAGTATATTAAAACCCCTACAAGTTGTAGCAGAAATTATAatggatataaatatatatacatacagtaGAAAATTGCTCAAATACCAACCAAATTAAAGTGCAAACTACAAACTTGATAACCCTTAAATGAATCTAATTTAATGTCCCTAGATGTCAAATAGTCAATACACCCCCTCACACATGATCCACATAATCACCTccctttttaatttaattttccccGTTAATCAGTGagctttttttgaaatatgatttccctgaattttttttttcatctcccaacgatcaatttacataccatatgtgctatatttcgatgtgattttaaaaaaataaaataaattagtttgtattttgtattttaagaaGATTTGTATTGAAGTAAGACCCTGATTTTTGTAATTTGAAATCATTTTATATGAAATCCTGATTATATACTTGTCACATTATTTCTGATTCAAGATGTTAACATACATAGCTTTAAGTTTACATATAATATGTTCACAGAAGACTAATTTGGTTTTCGTCTCTGTTTTGTTCACAATTTTGTTTGACAGAACCGAAAGTGTGATTCGAATCCTATAGTCCCTTACCTCAGTCCTATTCAAAACATGACCAATTGGATCCTTCATGTTCGCGAGCACACGAATAGCATTTGCAAGACTTGATATCTGTCAGTCAttacataataaataattagagaGTAGGCTTGCTGTTGATTTAAGAATATATCTCGGAAAAAACCCGACAATGTATTGTTTCATGTAAAAGCTGAAGAGCATAACAGggtgaaatattattatttattaagcaaataaatattaattatgctACACCCTTGCCTTCTCAGAACTCATTTCCAACCGTGAAACTAGTGATTTTTCGTATCCAGCCTGTTGCGCAACAGCTACatcagcttcattttcagccaAGATTTGTTTTTCATTTGCTTGCAGGGCATCAGCTATGTCCAGCAAAATCTTGCTCCTCTCTTTTGAGGAGATAGCCTGCACAAAGTAACAACAAATTCAAATACCAAGAACATGCCTTTAAATCTAACCATAAATTAGTGtgtcattttatatttaattgtggATTAAAAGTCCATGCAGGAAAAAGACCATCCGCCAAGATCCTGACATAAATATAGAATATTTATATACAGAGATTACAGCACATCAATATGTATGTGACTGGTACCTGAAGACGTCTAGAACTCTCTCTTGCAGCAACAGCCATCTCACGTACACCAATATGTTCAACTGGGACCCATTTGTGAGCATCTCGGTGAAAAAGAGTACCTATACGCTCTCCTCGAAGAATCTTGATAATATTGCTACCGGCTAAGCCACTTCcatttgagagagagaaaaaaCGCTTTTCAAAACTAAGGTCTAGTGTTTGCTTTTCTTAAGAAACATTTCTAATAACATTagaaaatagagaagtagtgcCAGGCACTAACATGCATAGCCATCCAAAATGTGCCATGCCCTTTATAGTTTCCACTTTCCACTACTGTTGTACTACTGGTTAATTCACCAGCTAAACTGATTTCTAAGCTTTCTTTACATCCAACTTTGTTCAGTTATAGGCACCTACCTATTCTTGTGTTAACAACTAAAAATTGaatctatttcctaaaatatattatactatatatatggtTCGTTCCATAGGATGCTAGTATTATCTTAATACAAGTGACCCCTTAACGAAATTTTCCTTTTTAGTCCAAGCTAGTGTTCGCCAGCATAAGCTGACTATATATGGCATAATTGCACAACTTACTTTCTGGACCTTTCTATCCTTTCAGCGATTACATGGGTGAGACTCAGGAGGATCTAGGATTTAACTACTATTATAAAGAGAACCTAATTGAGAAGCGATCTGATGTTGAGGATGTCGCCCGTATAGTGATTAATCTCCCTACATATTAAGTAGAATAATGAAATTTGGATCTTATGTTACGGTAATagagtaatatatttattttccttgTGTTTTTGCTTATATTCCGATTAcaaagttttttaaaaaaaacttccaAGTCTTCATTGCTATGCCTAATATATACAACATGGTTCAGAAATAAAGTAACGTGCTTCATAGTGTTACTCAGTTTTGGAAATAAATTTGAACACCAAATATTTAATCTTTTCTTCAACTGTAATGTTTTATAACTCAATTACTATGCTGTAATAACTTTGACCCTAAAGGTTAACACATTGTTTCATGAGTTTCCAATTATTCGTACCTACATCACAAGCCCAATAAAGACTAAAGCCACTCGATGTGCTCCATGTTTATAGTTTTATATGATTACATCTCATAATATCACATTGCAtatcattttgtaaaataaatggttaaaaattataatgatctttaaaatcaaaccaattaataatttaaatttcatatttCTGTTAATGACGTATACCTGGTGATAACAACTGGGATGCCAGCATCAGCTGCACAAACAGCAGATTTTACTTTTGCAGTCATGCCCCCTCTTCCCAACCTTGACTTCTCACCAAATGTAATTACTCCCTCAAGCCTCTCTTTAACATATGTATGAATCAGCTTTGATTTGGGATCGCTAGGAGGGCCGCTGTAAAGCCCATCGACATCACTCAACAGAACAAGAAGGTCAGCTTTAAGCTCCAAGGCTAGAAGAGCTGCCAAACTGTCATTGTCCCAGAATATACCAGAAGAGTCCTAGAAAGATTGTGCACAGTCAGGGTTACTGTTCGTAATGAAGTTACTtgcaaaaaaattctaaataaccACCAAGTACATCAAGGGCCTAGCATTACACTAGACACGTATTAACATTCTTAACCAAACCTACCCAAATAcagcttctttcttttttaaaacaaaGATAGAAAAACAATATTTATGCAATAGAACAATACTGAAGTTGAGACTTCTTAGCTTGTAGATGTAGAAACAAATGCACCAATTTTAGCAGAAGACAGAAACAAATACGTGAAAGCATAAGCTTTCGCATGATCATGATGTATATAACATTTTAAGAAGTGAAGCATACCTCGTATGGAGCTCTCCTGGTGCTAATAGCatcattttcattaaaaatagGAACCACTTTTAAAGACAACAATGATTTTACTGTTTCAGTCAGCTGCTTTCTGAAATTTGGGTCCCTGAAATCGTTATCAGTCACAAGAAGTTGTGCTGAAGTCACATCCAGCtgccaaaaaagaaaatttattgaaacaaaaaaatgttttgGTAAGAATCTTTTGATTTAAGAAGGGGAAAATACTACATTACATCATTAAGTAAAAAAGCATGTTTAACAAATGTAAATCCTTaatgtgaaaatataattacaatacCTGACTGAACAATGTGTCATATATGGCCATGAGACCATTTTGTCCAACAGCTGCACAAGCCTTCCCATCCAGCTCAACTTGTGGTTTTTGGAGTTCAGCAAAGCTTCAAAAAATAAGCAGACGTTTATCaatcaattaatttattaaacaacCGAGGATCTAACTACACATCGTACACAAAAATCATTTACACCAGTGCTAAGTTTATCGAAAAATGGCACACAACTCCACCTTGAACACACACAACCAGATCCACTTCAACAACATATAGGTCGAAAAACTGCTTGCTTTGAACAGCACAACCACAACTAGCAGTTCTATGTTAATGACAAAACACTCGACAACAAGAACAAGTACATATCCATAGTTACAAACTATTTCTCTCCACGCATCAAGTTAGTAAATACCAGAAACAGAATTGAACCTGCTGTTTACTAATCTCCTGTATCTCAGCCGCTGCCGCCCAACCCCCACCGCACCCGATGCCACCAAAATAATTTCATATCCCTGATAATTCAGCTCTTCAATCTGCTCACCACCAAAACCCCAATTTAACAAGTCCACACACACTAAACATAAATTCTAAGAACAAAAATGCAACTAAATTCTTCTTGTTCTCTAACATCACCTGCTCACAAAGCGCTCCTAGTCGCCCAACCGCCAATCTCCCATCAGCACGTGTCACAACAGCTGTCCCAACCTTTGTTCATCAAAAATCATCAGCTTATTACACAATCAGTTCTTACATGAACAAAGTAACACACATTAAACTCATCCATTAAACTAAACACAAATCAAAACTCATCCACTGTAATAAACATCAGTAaccctaaaaaaataaaaaaataaaaaaccttTTTAGTCCATTTTTTTTTCCctatataacatttttttgtCGAAGAAATTAATACAAATATACATCAATTCaacgaaaatttcaacaaataatTCTCAAAACACAACATGCAGAATGTTAATTAACATGCAGACCTTGATAACAATACGCTTGACATTTCTGAGGAAAGCACGAGTTGAATCGAGTCCTTCCATTTCTTCTGAGTCGACTCGGAGATGCTCTTTCAACGAGAATAATTATGCTTGTAGTAGCGAGGTGAGGATTGTATGGCCATGTacaatatatgtgtaatatatatatacacagaagGTGTTATGCGCGAGAAGAGaaagattaaaataatattaaattggttTTCAACATGGAGAGATGTGGCGAAGAGAGCATGTGTAGGCGCCCATTGTTGATTGATTGCATTACACGGAGATTAATAGTGTGCTTTTGTGGAATTGTGGTGTTTCGATCACTTACGACTCTTCGTGCTTTTTTTTTCGAGCTGGGGATCTCGTGATTGTGGCATGTCACGGTTTTGCTTTGTTTTTCAAAAAGATAATCGTTAATTCGGTACAGGGGTAGTtttgatgagtttaaaataagtgctttttgtttaaaataaaaaagagaagtagaagttagaaccaAGTTAacacttataaatgattaaagtgtttgtgaAATAAGCAGAAGCCTGAAACAAAAAGtaacattcctaactttttatgaGTGCTTCCCGACTTTTTATAAAAACGGTAcgtatttttaacttataaaccagaaaCCCGGCTTTTAAGCCGAAAATAAACCGCCCCATACTCCATAGTAGGGATATTCGTTCAGTTTAATTTTATCTGCGCAAATATTTTGAATCGCTTGTTTTGTTTGTTATAAAAAGttttgaaacaaaaatctacttttttaatatttgaatatatttattttatatattagtcgAACCATGAAAATTGAGATAAAAGAGGACAAACTTGTAGTTGAGTTATTCACAGGTTGTTCACATAATTGTATGGACTTTGAGtctttaacattttttattttaaattaaagaaaattgttTGGATACTTTATGAAATCATCTAAGACAAACAACTTAAATCGATAATAACACATTGCATTCCATAATCGAAAATCATAATAAGTCATCATTTTTAAACGAACTCCTGATCacactttaaaattttcaacaatTCGCCATTGTAACCATCAGTGGGCGCGACAATGAGGCAACGTTACGTGAAAAATCGTACTACTAACGACTCCCGTGAACAACACTTGTGCGAATTCAGACCAATAATCCAGTTCCCTCATCGATGCATTATCGTATTATACAACAGACGTTAGGCAGAGAATTGGTTACAAATActattgatttgtttttttcttAGTAAAATTAAGTTGCTATACTGTGTAGCAAGGACAAGAAGTCAGAAACAGATGTCAAGTATCTTACGAGAAGTTGTGTGTTTGAAATCGATTGGTAATAGAAAAGTACATGTTGTCTTTTGTAGATGTGGCCTTTTCGTTAAAGCATGAAGAGTAGCATGTGCAAATTATCTTTAATCTCTTGTCGTCGTTCACTGTGTTCGATAccatcaatcaatcaatcatgTTCCGAGTGAGAAATCCgattaaatcatattattaaattcGGGGATGTTCGGGACAAGTGTCATGCGGTTTCCGTTTCTATGCATGTTATATGTGCCCTGTATTTGGCGTTTTTATTGTAAAAGATTCAGAGTTTTCGAGATTGGACAAATGGATTCGATAAATATGGTTAGACACTTGATTATTCATAAAAAGATTTGATTGAACAATATCGAGTACAGTAAAATGATGGACCGAGATTAGTAATAATAGACACTTAACTATTGACTcatattggggccgtttgggtgagattaaaataagtgtttcttgtttaaaataaagaaatggagtagaagttagaagctagttaagacttataagtgattaaagtgtttggcaaaaaGCAGAAGTGCTGagacaaaagttagcattcctaactttttataagtgcttcttgacttattacacaaacgatacaaataagtgtttataACTTATAACCGAGAAGCTGGgcttgtaagagcatctccaacggcgttagctataatcgttggctaaattagacatgcaagacattatgtaaaatttgctgaacctgtaagacattttgcttcaatggtactggctatattggttggctataatttaaaaatagtatgttattaatattttaaattgttaaaatagaatatatcagttcaatatggtaataaatgatgtacaatcttcctacagattttcttacagacctgtagaggttcgacaaatttagccatccataggaggttggctaaatttaaagacaacaggtgagcatggttggagttgagtttttggaactcttggctaaatttttttattttaagtaagccaactcactttttagccaaaggttttagatggttggagatgctctaaggaggtaaacaaacacccacattATTGCGATGACATCTAGCAACTAACTGGTAAATACTCTGGTTTTCAGAactaaattgataaaataatttaatcaaaacacTCATCTGTATGCTCACTGATATATGttacttaaattttaatatttaataattattatagtgttaaaattttaattagttaatttaaattatcaaatactTGACTAACTCTGTATAATCATTCGAGCAATTAAATTGTTTAATCTATTTATAAACCAATGTttacttatcatttataagttatttcTTCACTATATCTTTTTGTTGCTCATGTGAATGAAAAGCTTGGTAACTACACATAACACTGAACTCCCGGATCATCAGAATACATTGAATGAAGGCAAAATGCAGTTTTGCCATTATTGCTTCATTTAGATAACAAGAAATTCCTAACATGTATTGTGTAAAAAGAAATGTctcctattttttatatgtaagcATTTTTATGTACACAGCGAAAATGCAACAAAAGCCCGCACTCTCCAACATACAAGTCTTAGACAACAGAGTCGCATTTATCTAACATTGGTCTTCTAATTCTCACAATAGATGAACCCAAATCAAACACCAGAACCAGCTTCATGAAGTCACTAGTCGAATTCAAGAATGTCTTAGAAATTCCTTGCATTACAATGACTGACCACCTCACTGCAATCAAACCTAGTAAGAATAGATAGTAACAGTAACAGGACATAAACCAAAACAACGATACCTTCTATATTAGTTGGTCAAATATACTTTGACAGAAATAGAAGCTGGCTCATGTGTGTATCAATCCTACTGCCTAAAGCTTAGGCAAAAAACCACATCTTGATGAAAAATGCCAACCCATATTGCAAGACACATGCAGCAACCAGCACCACTGTTAGATCATTCATTTGTGAATAGGACCGCAGATTTAAAGTCACAAAGCTAGCTGATGCTGCACCAGCAATGAGAATGATGGTCCACCGGATAAATTCCACAGGTATAACCAATAGAAACTGCATGTAACATACGGAGAATATATTAGGGTAATAAGGACTTCAAATCTTACATACACCTCATGTAAAATTTTCTAGCCCAGAATCTGTAAGGTTTTGTATCTTGCGGAAACAGGAACAGTAGACTAATTAAGTAACAAGGGTATAATGTAATAATCTATTTGTATCTGGAAGGATTGATTCACAGTGGTCTCATTAGcagagaataaaaagataggAGAATATGCGTGAGCGGCTTGATAAGATTATCATACGCATACAATAAAGGTATGTGATGTAGACCAATGGCCCAGCAGCGCCGCACAGGCTTGACCATCCAGATCGAGAACAAGAATTTAGAATCATATTCTATACTTTACACCAACAGTGTTTATATACAGACGCAAGTTACTGAATTCTAGATATGTAGCATATTGACCTAAAACGACAACAATATTTACGAGGTGAAGGCAGCAAAAAGGGTCAATAATGAGTTAATTTCAGTTTTTCCCTAACAAACCTTGTTGGTTTTGAGTGTATTAAGTGTAAAATTCTTGGGTTCtctcaataattaagctacttCTATTACCAATTACTATCACAACGACATGAACTATACAACACAGTCCATACTCC is a window from the Daucus carota subsp. sativus chromosome 8, DH1 v3.0, whole genome shotgun sequence genome containing:
- the LOC108199525 gene encoding delta-1-pyrroline-5-carboxylate synthase isoform X1, yielding MEGLDSTRAFLRNVKRIVIKVGTAVVTRADGRLAVGRLGALCEQIEELNYQGYEIILVASGAVGVGRQRLRYRRLVNSSFAELQKPQVELDGKACAAVGQNGLMAIYDTLFSQLDVTSAQLLVTDNDFRDPNFRKQLTETVKSLLSLKVVPIFNENDAISTRRAPYEDSSGIFWDNDSLAALLALELKADLLVLLSDVDGLYSGPPSDPKSKLIHTYVKERLEGVITFGEKSRLGRGGMTAKVKSAVCAADAGIPVVITSGLAGSNIIKILRGERIGTLFHRDAHKWVPVEHIGVREMAVAARESSRRLQAISSKERSKILLDIADALQANEKQILAENEADVAVAQQAGYEKSLVSRLEMSSEKISSLANAIRVLANMKDPIGHVLNRTELADGLVLEKTASPLGVLLIIFESRPEALVQISSLAIRSGNGLLLKGGKEAKRSNTILHKIITSAIPQSVGEKLIGLVTSREEIPELLKLDEMIDLVIPRGSNKLVSQIKASTKIPVLGHADGICHVYVDKSANIEMAKQIVLDAKTDYPAACNAMETLIVHKDLMQSGALNELIMELQIKGVDIYGGEKVSTLLNVPEAQSYRHEYSSLACTVVLVEDVYAAIEHIHRHGSEHTDCIVAEDSEVAEVFLHLVNSASVFRNASTRFSDGFRFGLGAEVGISTSRIHARGPVGVEGLLTTRWIARGTGQIVNGDKGVVYTHKDLTQKA
- the LOC108199525 gene encoding delta-1-pyrroline-5-carboxylate synthase isoform X2, with amino-acid sequence MAIYDTLFSQLDVTSAQLLVTDNDFRDPNFRKQLTETVKSLLSLKVVPIFNENDAISTRRAPYEDSSGIFWDNDSLAALLALELKADLLVLLSDVDGLYSGPPSDPKSKLIHTYVKERLEGVITFGEKSRLGRGGMTAKVKSAVCAADAGIPVVITSGLAGSNIIKILRGERIGTLFHRDAHKWVPVEHIGVREMAVAARESSRRLQAISSKERSKILLDIADALQANEKQILAENEADVAVAQQAGYEKSLVSRLEMSSEKISSLANAIRVLANMKDPIGHVLNRTELADGLVLEKTASPLGVLLIIFESRPEALVQISSLAIRSGNGLLLKGGKEAKRSNTILHKIITSAIPQSVGEKLIGLVTSREEIPELLKLDEMIDLVIPRGSNKLVSQIKASTKIPVLGHADGICHVYVDKSANIEMAKQIVLDAKTDYPAACNAMETLIVHKDLMQSGALNELIMELQIKGVDIYGGEKVSTLLNVPEAQSYRHEYSSLACTVVLVEDVYAAIEHIHRHGSEHTDCIVAEDSEVAEVFLHLVNSASVFRNASTRFSDGFRFGLGAEVGISTSRIHARGPVGVEGLLTTRWIARGTGQIVNGDKGVVYTHKDLTQKA